In one Candidatus Nitrospira nitrificans genomic region, the following are encoded:
- a CDS encoding carboxypeptidase regulatory-like domain-containing protein — protein sequence MRTAILGALWAAGCVSVFLTTGLRTDAGAYESAPVVDGGTVRGKVTFTGTVPEPKEFELRRYYDREYCGTVSDGKGHRLLKEVNLGPEGGLKDVVVVVEGIQKGKPFTFTDAEVEASLCQFLPFVTVVSDKRRVTVFNRDPVSHDIQGYAYDQAGVDIVLHRPALHVSGTTDVVQLVKGRKVFTMQCGMHPYMQNWGYAIDNPYYAVTDLNGSFTIGDLPAGTYHIKAWHPILGSQERDLTVKPNETVSFDLSFEAK from the coding sequence ATGAGAACGGCGATATTGGGCGCATTATGGGCGGCGGGCTGTGTATCGGTCTTCCTGACAACGGGGCTGCGAACCGATGCCGGGGCCTATGAGTCGGCACCGGTGGTGGACGGAGGGACGGTGCGGGGGAAAGTCACGTTTACCGGAACTGTTCCGGAACCCAAAGAATTCGAGCTGCGTCGCTATTATGACCGTGAGTATTGCGGCACGGTATCGGACGGCAAAGGGCATCGGCTCCTGAAGGAAGTCAATCTCGGGCCTGAGGGGGGACTCAAGGATGTGGTCGTGGTGGTGGAAGGCATCCAGAAAGGCAAGCCGTTCACGTTCACCGATGCCGAAGTGGAAGCGAGTCTCTGCCAGTTCCTACCCTTCGTCACGGTGGTCAGCGACAAGCGCCGCGTCACGGTGTTTAATCGGGATCCGGTGTCGCACGACATTCAAGGCTATGCATATGACCAAGCCGGCGTCGATATCGTCCTCCATCGGCCCGCGCTGCACGTGAGCGGGACCACCGATGTCGTACAGCTGGTCAAAGGGCGGAAAGTGTTTACCATGCAGTGCGGCATGCACCCTTACATGCAGAACTGGGGCTATGCGATCGACAATCCCTATTATGCCGTGACCGATCTCAACGGCTCGTTTACGATCGGTGATCTCCCGGCCGGGACCTATCACATCAAGGCCTGGCATCCGATCCTCGGCAGCCAAGAGCGGGACCTTACCGTAAAACCCAATGAGACGGTGTCATTCGATCTGTCGTTTGAAGCCAAATGA
- a CDS encoding multicopper oxidase domain-containing protein has protein sequence MSDLTKWMGPGIWGFAASLVLAGALPAGAIMSHDGHVAQGATQDLAKPVHAQAGPALMDKMSKAVEQVERQVHSKGPFQGASAHAMQQGVLLVADDMDKVKVTQGGRCPASAPVRAYDVTAMNIEITVNRFGDFYPGFMYALTENVAGVREEETKNRTARESEDPTFAEGAISNGLQGDLIQPLVIRANQGDCLRITLRNQIEGEPTNMIINGSQMLVANSGKPATANNPEALVASGKTGEFEWYIQPDTQEGGHAFHSHASREQYSLGLLGSLVVEPRGSRYLSPFTGEEMKSGWEAMIDLDKGSDFREFVIFYHEAGDETFRLLNRKGDMLPQRDAHTDTYRPAARLLNYRSEPHGTRLEMQEHLVGFADESQGYGSYTFGDPATTIPRSYLGDPAKFRMVGGSEIVHSHHLHGGSIRWARQPGTSKLDPTLSKNGPVKFPMINDTSDRLDVQSIGPSEIYDEVIEGGSGGLQALAGEFVFHCHIPQHYVTGMWGFWRVYNTLQQPGFQTDVMKPLVELPDRAGKIKAAISSDKLVGTTVDWYGGKKYEITKDKTDWKANPVKVSIKDWVEYMLPPQGLPGKTEDQVQQAKANDATVVNWKWEGALALNEPETPHKWADYVSPAPLKRLPITFDPQTGKLAFPWLRPHLGKRPPFAPNHGGAPWLEPFHVREDGTKSTEPPRPGEQGPWSLCPENAPRKFFTTHSIILPITLKPATEKTAAVVDPIGMIYVLHEEEAEVRKDPKKQVPLVIRGNVYDCVDVIFKNEIPDDARTGWSNKINLHPHFFQFDTSASDGPTIGFSYDMSLRAFTMLKDPEPTKGMPLPANTLLTADSKAGARSITLADTSKFHVNTELGVGMDDPKFFEVARIKSINGKTVTFDAPLKYGHKKNDIASVEFIRERWYVDVDLGTVYWHDHVFGTDTWGHGLFSAFITEPPRSTYHDPVTGKEIRSGPIADIHTLEPVSAHIRGSFREVMMHIMDSNARSAELITTDNPQAKMNAVTVDGPPSHQFPERINKSAMWFLNGGEATTGSGYSMRVEPLSVRLANNPDPSKLFVSGIHGDPGTPLLRAYLGDPILVRALVGSANEVHTWHVTGHWFPMERYGKDAMPRSTVHLVIGERYDPAIPAAGGPQKQAGDYLYYSGRASHFAEGSWGLFRVFDEMQSDLKPLPGREQIQKSAPSVCPADAPVKSFNVSAIDQQIRYHEGAPGVMEVDLERKMVFGNEQGKMYVLDGDRGRVKAGELRPSPLTLHVNVGDCVKINLKNEMAKERAGFHVDMMAFNPKDSFGANVGNNPGDQTVGPGESKTYTYYAHPEYGELAALIQDWGNVVENPRNGLFGSIIVGPKGSRYRDPVSGDDITMKSSWRADVLVDRTLPGNESRKNYRDFSLMFQDEDNIVGVSFMPYIQQVAGITAVNYRTEPTAWRMEKGCDMSEIFSCVKAGDTPSTPLLQAHVGDPVAVHVLGAFSEQVQLFTIDGHEWPHEPYMQGADQVSTMEFGGSEIINAYLTGGAGGPNKIVGDYLWKNQRPAFVNAGQWGLFKVLPVDDQRIKPLMPQVPPTRTAEQPSGKAKASPTSLKGKK, from the coding sequence ATGAGTGATTTAACGAAATGGATGGGGCCGGGAATTTGGGGGTTCGCAGCCAGCCTGGTATTGGCTGGGGCGCTGCCGGCTGGTGCGATTATGTCGCACGATGGGCATGTTGCGCAGGGTGCGACGCAGGATCTGGCGAAGCCAGTCCACGCACAAGCAGGTCCGGCGCTGATGGACAAGATGTCGAAAGCCGTCGAGCAGGTGGAGCGACAGGTCCACTCAAAAGGACCGTTCCAGGGCGCGAGTGCCCACGCGATGCAGCAGGGTGTTCTGCTCGTTGCGGATGATATGGACAAGGTGAAGGTCACGCAGGGCGGACGATGCCCGGCAAGTGCGCCGGTGCGTGCCTATGACGTGACCGCGATGAACATTGAGATTACGGTCAATCGGTTCGGGGACTTCTATCCGGGCTTCATGTATGCCCTCACGGAGAATGTCGCCGGAGTACGGGAAGAAGAGACAAAAAATAGGACCGCGCGGGAGAGTGAAGATCCGACCTTCGCCGAGGGCGCTATCTCTAATGGGTTGCAAGGGGATCTGATCCAGCCGCTGGTCATTCGGGCCAACCAGGGTGATTGTCTCAGGATCACGCTGCGCAATCAGATCGAAGGCGAGCCCACGAACATGATCATCAATGGCTCGCAAATGTTGGTCGCCAACAGCGGAAAGCCGGCGACGGCCAATAACCCTGAGGCCTTGGTGGCGTCAGGAAAGACCGGTGAGTTCGAATGGTACATCCAGCCGGATACACAAGAAGGCGGACATGCATTTCATAGTCACGCATCCAGAGAGCAGTACTCGCTGGGTCTGTTGGGGTCGCTCGTGGTTGAGCCACGCGGATCTCGGTATCTCAGCCCGTTTACCGGCGAGGAGATGAAGAGCGGCTGGGAAGCTATGATCGATCTTGACAAAGGATCTGACTTCCGTGAGTTCGTGATTTTCTATCACGAGGCCGGCGATGAAACATTCCGCCTGCTCAACCGCAAGGGTGACATGTTGCCTCAACGCGACGCCCATACGGACACCTATCGTCCGGCAGCCCGGTTGCTCAACTACCGGAGCGAGCCGCATGGCACGCGTTTGGAGATGCAAGAGCACCTGGTTGGGTTTGCCGATGAATCACAGGGCTATGGCTCCTATACATTCGGTGACCCTGCCACGACGATCCCACGTTCCTATCTGGGCGACCCGGCGAAGTTCCGGATGGTCGGCGGATCAGAGATCGTCCATTCTCACCACCTCCATGGTGGATCGATCCGTTGGGCGAGACAGCCGGGGACCAGCAAGCTGGATCCGACTCTGTCTAAGAACGGTCCGGTCAAGTTTCCGATGATCAATGATACCTCTGACCGGTTGGATGTGCAGTCGATCGGACCGTCCGAGATTTATGATGAAGTGATCGAGGGCGGATCAGGCGGGTTGCAAGCGTTGGCCGGAGAATTTGTCTTTCACTGCCACATTCCGCAGCACTATGTCACAGGCATGTGGGGATTCTGGCGGGTCTACAACACACTGCAGCAACCGGGCTTCCAAACCGACGTCATGAAGCCGCTTGTGGAGTTGCCGGATCGGGCAGGCAAGATCAAAGCCGCCATCAGTTCCGACAAGCTGGTCGGTACCACGGTTGATTGGTATGGCGGGAAGAAGTATGAAATTACGAAGGATAAGACCGATTGGAAAGCCAACCCGGTGAAGGTCTCCATCAAGGATTGGGTGGAGTACATGCTGCCTCCGCAAGGATTGCCTGGTAAAACAGAGGATCAAGTCCAGCAAGCCAAGGCAAATGACGCAACCGTGGTGAATTGGAAATGGGAAGGGGCATTGGCACTCAATGAGCCGGAAACCCCGCACAAGTGGGCCGACTATGTGTCGCCTGCTCCACTGAAACGTCTCCCCATCACGTTCGATCCTCAGACGGGCAAGTTGGCGTTCCCATGGCTGCGTCCGCATCTCGGGAAGCGGCCGCCCTTCGCGCCGAATCATGGCGGTGCGCCCTGGTTGGAACCGTTCCATGTGAGGGAGGACGGCACCAAGAGTACCGAGCCGCCCAGGCCTGGAGAACAAGGCCCATGGAGTCTGTGTCCTGAAAATGCTCCACGAAAGTTCTTTACCACTCACTCCATCATTCTGCCGATCACACTGAAACCGGCGACGGAAAAGACGGCGGCGGTCGTTGATCCGATCGGCATGATCTATGTGTTGCACGAGGAAGAGGCGGAAGTTCGTAAGGATCCTAAAAAGCAGGTGCCGCTCGTTATTCGCGGCAACGTGTATGATTGCGTGGATGTCATCTTCAAGAACGAAATTCCTGATGATGCGCGGACCGGGTGGTCGAACAAGATCAACCTCCATCCGCATTTCTTCCAGTTCGACACCAGTGCGTCGGATGGTCCGACGATCGGGTTCTCTTATGATATGTCGTTGCGCGCCTTCACGATGTTGAAGGATCCCGAGCCGACGAAGGGCATGCCGTTACCGGCCAATACGCTGTTGACGGCGGATTCGAAAGCCGGCGCCAGGAGTATCACGCTGGCGGACACGTCCAAGTTCCATGTGAATACGGAACTCGGCGTGGGCATGGATGATCCGAAGTTCTTCGAAGTCGCGCGGATCAAGTCTATTAACGGCAAGACCGTCACGTTCGATGCTCCGTTGAAGTACGGACACAAGAAGAACGATATTGCCAGCGTGGAATTCATCCGAGAGCGCTGGTATGTGGACGTGGACCTCGGCACGGTGTACTGGCATGATCACGTGTTCGGTACGGACACGTGGGGGCATGGCCTCTTCTCAGCGTTTATCACGGAGCCACCACGGTCGACCTATCATGATCCGGTAACCGGCAAAGAAATCCGGAGCGGTCCCATCGCGGACATCCATACCTTGGAGCCGGTTTCGGCCCACATCCGAGGCAGTTTCCGTGAAGTCATGATGCATATCATGGACAGCAACGCCAGATCTGCGGAGCTGATCACGACGGACAATCCTCAGGCGAAGATGAATGCGGTGACGGTGGATGGGCCGCCGTCGCATCAGTTCCCTGAACGTATCAACAAGTCTGCGATGTGGTTCCTGAACGGAGGCGAAGCCACCACGGGTAGCGGCTACAGCATGCGTGTGGAGCCGTTGAGCGTTCGGCTTGCGAACAACCCCGATCCGTCCAAATTGTTTGTCTCCGGTATCCATGGTGATCCAGGCACTCCGTTGTTGCGGGCGTACCTCGGCGACCCCATTCTCGTGCGGGCGCTCGTTGGGTCGGCCAATGAAGTGCATACCTGGCACGTCACGGGGCATTGGTTCCCGATGGAACGGTACGGGAAGGATGCCATGCCGCGCAGTACGGTCCATTTAGTGATCGGTGAGCGGTATGATCCGGCTATTCCAGCGGCTGGTGGTCCGCAAAAACAAGCGGGCGACTATCTCTACTATAGCGGCCGCGCGTCGCATTTCGCGGAAGGCAGTTGGGGCTTGTTCCGCGTGTTTGATGAAATGCAAAGCGATCTGAAGCCGTTGCCTGGACGTGAGCAGATTCAAAAGTCCGCTCCGTCGGTGTGTCCGGCTGATGCGCCGGTGAAGTCGTTCAACGTCTCGGCGATCGATCAACAGATCCGGTATCACGAGGGTGCGCCGGGTGTGATGGAAGTCGATCTTGAGCGGAAGATGGTCTTCGGCAATGAACAGGGCAAGATGTATGTGCTCGACGGAGATCGAGGACGGGTCAAGGCCGGAGAACTCAGGCCGAGCCCGTTGACTCTGCACGTCAACGTCGGTGATTGCGTGAAAATCAATCTGAAAAACGAGATGGCCAAGGAGCGAGCCGGGTTCCACGTCGACATGATGGCGTTTAACCCGAAGGATTCGTTCGGCGCCAATGTGGGCAACAATCCCGGTGATCAAACGGTCGGTCCCGGCGAGAGCAAGACCTACACCTACTATGCCCATCCTGAATATGGGGAGCTTGCTGCCTTGATTCAGGATTGGGGGAACGTCGTGGAAAATCCGCGAAACGGCCTGTTCGGTTCTATCATCGTTGGTCCGAAGGGATCGCGGTATCGTGATCCAGTCTCGGGTGACGATATTACGATGAAGAGCAGCTGGCGTGCCGATGTCCTTGTGGACCGGACGCTTCCGGGAAATGAAAGCCGGAAGAACTATCGCGACTTCTCGTTGATGTTCCAGGACGAGGACAATATCGTGGGCGTGAGCTTCATGCCCTACATTCAACAAGTAGCCGGCATCACGGCGGTCAACTACCGCACGGAGCCGACGGCGTGGCGAATGGAAAAGGGCTGTGACATGTCCGAGATTTTCAGCTGCGTGAAAGCCGGGGATACGCCTTCGACCCCGTTGCTCCAGGCTCACGTTGGAGATCCCGTGGCCGTTCACGTGTTGGGCGCGTTCAGTGAGCAGGTGCAACTGTTCACGATTGATGGGCATGAATGGCCGCATGAACCCTATATGCAGGGCGCCGACCAAGTCAGCACCATGGAGTTCGGTGGATCGGAAATCATCAATGCCTATCTCACCGGAGGCGCCGGCGGTCCGAACAAGATCGTGGGCGACTACCTCTGGAAGAACCAACGGCCGGCCTTTGTCAACGCCGGACAGTGGGGCCTGTTCAAGGTCCTTCCGGTCGATGATCAACGGATCAAGCCGTTGATGCCGCAGGTTCCACCGACAAGGACTGCGGAGCAGCCGTCCGGTAAGGCCAAAGCCTCACCGACCTCGCTGAAAGGCAAGAAGTAA
- a CDS encoding IS5 family transposase: MQQSTFAEVTFEQYRKPTRREQFLDEMNRVVPWAELVAVIEPVYPKADGPGRPPVGIERMLRLHCLQQWFNLSDPAVEEALYDSRAMRQFVGIDLGREPVPDETTICKFRHLLEAHQLGEQLFAQIGAYLTKQGLQVSRGTIVDATIISAPSSTKNRTKERDPEMHQTKKGNQWYFGMKAHIGVDSQTKLIHSVAATAANVHDSQMLPELLHGQETRVWGDAAYSGQREVIRQHAPKAKSFIQAKAYRYRPLSEEERARNRTKSKVRAKVEHTFLVIKRIFGWAKVRYRGLAKNTHWLHISCGLANLYVARRRLMAGT, translated from the coding sequence ATGCAGCAATCGACGTTTGCCGAGGTCACGTTTGAGCAATATCGCAAGCCCACCCGCCGTGAGCAGTTCCTCGACGAGATGAATCGCGTGGTGCCATGGGCGGAATTAGTGGCCGTGATCGAGCCGGTTTATCCCAAGGCCGATGGGCCGGGGCGTCCACCGGTCGGGATCGAACGCATGCTGCGCCTCCATTGCCTGCAACAGTGGTTTAACCTGTCGGACCCAGCTGTGGAAGAAGCGCTGTATGACTCACGGGCCATGCGACAGTTCGTCGGGATTGATCTGGGCCGTGAGCCCGTACCCGATGAGACGACGATCTGCAAGTTTCGCCACCTCCTGGAAGCCCACCAGTTGGGTGAGCAGCTCTTTGCACAGATCGGTGCGTATCTGACGAAGCAAGGGCTCCAGGTGAGCCGCGGCACCATCGTCGATGCGACCATCATCAGTGCGCCCAGTTCGACGAAGAACCGGACAAAGGAGCGGGATCCCGAGATGCATCAGACCAAGAAGGGCAATCAGTGGTATTTCGGTATGAAGGCCCATATCGGCGTGGACAGCCAGACGAAACTGATTCATTCGGTCGCGGCGACCGCTGCCAATGTGCATGACAGTCAGATGTTACCGGAGTTGCTGCATGGCCAGGAGACTCGGGTGTGGGGCGATGCCGCCTACAGTGGGCAACGCGAGGTGATCCGGCAGCATGCGCCTAAGGCCAAGAGTTTCATCCAGGCGAAAGCATACCGCTATCGACCGCTGAGTGAGGAGGAGCGGGCCAGGAACCGGACGAAATCGAAAGTGCGGGCCAAAGTGGAGCATACGTTCTTGGTGATCAAGCGCATCTTCGGCTGGGCCAAAGTCCGCTATCGCGGGTTGGCGAAGAATACCCATTGGCTGCATATCAGCTGCGGGTTGGCGAATCTGTACGTAGCGCGACGGCGGCTCATGGCGGGGACGTAG
- a CDS encoding carboxypeptidase-like regulatory domain-containing protein translates to MELASAYESVTVVNGGAVKGMVHFTGDLPDPAVFKLHRYPDQGYCGALSDGSGYRLLREVLVGPQGGLKDVIVTIESVTIGKPFELEETTLEANICQFVPYVSVMRNEHPLSVKNLDSVAHDLQVYERDWEHIFIMFHRPALTKGGTQDFVRFTGDRRGVIMQCGMHPYMQGHGLAVDNPYYAVTGSEGMFDIRDLPAGTYRIKAWHPTLGEQDREFTVAAGESSSVEFTFKAK, encoded by the coding sequence ATGGAACTCGCATCGGCCTATGAGTCAGTGACGGTCGTGAACGGAGGCGCGGTCAAGGGGATGGTGCACTTCACCGGCGATTTGCCTGACCCGGCTGTCTTCAAACTCCATCGCTATCCGGATCAGGGCTATTGCGGTGCCCTTTCGGATGGATCCGGCTATCGTCTGCTTCGCGAAGTCTTGGTGGGGCCACAAGGCGGACTCAAAGACGTGATTGTCACGATCGAGAGCGTGACAATCGGTAAACCGTTCGAATTGGAAGAAACCACGTTGGAAGCGAATATCTGTCAGTTCGTGCCCTATGTTTCGGTCATGCGCAACGAGCATCCTCTGAGCGTGAAAAATCTGGATTCCGTCGCGCACGATCTTCAAGTGTATGAACGGGATTGGGAACATATCTTTATTATGTTTCACCGTCCCGCGCTGACCAAAGGGGGAACCCAGGATTTTGTTCGTTTTACCGGGGATCGGCGAGGTGTTATCATGCAATGCGGGATGCATCCCTATATGCAGGGACATGGTCTCGCTGTCGATAATCCGTACTATGCCGTGACGGGGAGCGAGGGGATGTTTGACATCAGAGACCTCCCGGCCGGCACCTACCGGATCAAAGCCTGGCATCCGACTCTCGGGGAACAGGACCGGGAATTCACCGTGGCGGCCGGAGAAAGCAGTTCGGTGGAATTTACGTTTAAGGCGAAATAG